One Gimesia aquarii DNA segment encodes these proteins:
- a CDS encoding sigma-70 family RNA polymerase sigma factor, translating into MAQSQIEVLIQRARSGDCSAENELLQKCRAYVSLIARAQIEGWMHTKFDASDLVQQTLLEAHQGLARFKGQTEAEWLGWLRGILNHNTLDFARKYQGAAKRNVSREVSIDQAGGNSDDSAQHGWELKDETETPSRILLNREQELLMADAVSQLPTDYQEVIMLRNLQRLSFKQVAERMNRSPGAVQMLWLRALNQLQEHLESV; encoded by the coding sequence ATGGCTCAATCACAAATTGAAGTTTTGATTCAGCGAGCAAGATCAGGAGATTGCTCTGCAGAAAATGAATTGCTGCAAAAATGCCGTGCTTATGTTTCTTTGATCGCACGTGCTCAAATAGAAGGTTGGATGCATACAAAATTTGATGCTTCCGATTTAGTACAACAAACATTATTGGAAGCACATCAGGGACTTGCGCGTTTTAAAGGACAAACAGAGGCCGAATGGCTGGGTTGGTTAAGAGGCATCTTGAACCACAATACACTGGACTTCGCCCGAAAATACCAGGGAGCCGCTAAACGCAATGTCAGTCGAGAAGTTTCGATTGATCAGGCTGGTGGGAATTCTGATGACTCAGCCCAACATGGATGGGAGTTGAAAGACGAAACAGAAACTCCAAGTCGAATTCTGTTAAATCGTGAGCAGGAACTTTTGATGGCTGATGCAGTGTCACAGCTTCCCACAGATTATCAGGAAGTAATCATGTTACGAAATTTGCAGAGACTTTCATTTAAGCAAGTCGCTGAAAGAATGAATCGTAGCCCGGGAGCGGTCCAAATGCTTTGGCTACGTGCACTAAATCAGCTGCAAGAACATTTGGAAAGCGTCTAA
- a CDS encoding rhomboid family protein, giving the protein MGIESRDYLRHESGGGSFNSFRMASGGWAIKYLIIANVVVFLVEWNSPRVIEFLALDRESIFASFQIWRFVTYGFCHSLSGLGHIFFNMFVLWMFGRSIEPILGSREFLVFYLIGVVISGICHIAISGAPVIGASGGVMAVVFLTAMYFPRMTVLLMFILPIELRWLAVLYALVDVFGVLNPGGDGVAHVAHLGGAAFGIAYKYFGWNLSSNFNTKWNQLKLKRSVRKSKLRVYSEPDTNLSKARLDEKVDAILEKISREGEASLTDQERALLKEASSKYKKR; this is encoded by the coding sequence ATGGGGATTGAGAGCCGGGATTATCTGCGACATGAAAGTGGTGGGGGAAGTTTCAATTCTTTCAGAATGGCTTCTGGTGGCTGGGCCATCAAGTATTTGATTATCGCTAATGTCGTTGTGTTTCTTGTAGAATGGAATTCTCCTCGTGTTATAGAATTTCTGGCTTTAGACCGAGAGTCTATTTTTGCTTCCTTCCAAATCTGGCGATTTGTCACTTATGGCTTCTGTCACTCTCTGAGTGGTTTGGGGCATATTTTCTTTAATATGTTTGTGCTCTGGATGTTTGGACGCTCAATTGAACCCATCTTGGGATCACGTGAGTTCTTGGTGTTTTATTTGATTGGCGTTGTGATCAGTGGTATTTGTCATATTGCCATCAGCGGCGCACCCGTCATTGGAGCCTCTGGTGGTGTGATGGCTGTTGTGTTTCTGACAGCCATGTATTTTCCTCGCATGACCGTGTTATTGATGTTTATTTTACCCATTGAATTGCGCTGGTTAGCTGTGCTTTACGCATTGGTTGATGTCTTTGGGGTTCTTAATCCAGGGGGAGATGGTGTTGCTCATGTTGCACACTTAGGTGGTGCTGCATTTGGCATTGCTTATAAGTACTTTGGCTGGAACTTGTCGAGTAATTTCAATACCAAATGGAATCAATTAAAATTGAAACGCTCCGTCAGAAAGAGTAAGTTACGTGTCTACTCCGAGCCTGATACTAATTTGTCAAAAGCCAGATTAGATGAAAAAGTGGATGCGATTCTTGAAAAGATCAGCCGGGAAGGCGAAGCAAGTTTGACCGATCAAGAACGTGCATTGCTCAAAGAGGCCAGTAGCAAGTACAAGAAACGATAA
- a CDS encoding YkgJ family cysteine cluster protein yields MSTVKVKRSDLKPGEVLCSYCTARCCRYFALPIETPENWEDFDHMRWYIMHGHCAIFVDEDSWFLMVYGDCKYLLPDHRCGNYEDRPKICRSYTTDDCEYDNDGTYDRLFETPEQIWEYAHAVLPPRKKKQKKSQESVHSQKLPVVHV; encoded by the coding sequence ATGTCAACGGTTAAAGTAAAACGATCTGACCTCAAACCAGGAGAAGTTTTATGCAGCTATTGTACAGCGCGCTGTTGTCGCTATTTTGCCTTACCGATCGAAACTCCTGAAAACTGGGAAGACTTTGATCACATGCGTTGGTACATCATGCATGGTCACTGTGCAATTTTTGTAGATGAGGATTCCTGGTTCTTAATGGTTTATGGAGATTGTAAATATCTTCTCCCCGATCATCGATGTGGGAACTACGAAGACCGACCAAAGATCTGTCGCTCTTACACGACAGATGATTGTGAATATGACAATGACGGAACTTATGATCGTTTATTTGAAACTCCAGAGCAAATTTGGGAATATGCTCATGCAGTACTGCCTCCGCGTAAGAAGAAACAAAAAAAATCTCAAGAAAGTGTGCACTCTCAAAAGCTTCCCGTTGTCCATGTTTAA